Part of the Halococcus agarilyticus genome, ATCGTCGTCCGCCCCGAGGCGCAGTTCGATGTCCTTCGTCGAGCGGTTGATCGAGATCACCTGGTCCATGTTACGGACCGAGACGAGGAACTCGCCGTCGCGGACCGCATCGACGTCGTTGACGTGGGTCCAGTCCTCGGTTCGGACCCCCTTGTCCGCGTCGGCGGGATAGTGATTCTTGAACAGCCACTTCCACGTCACGTCGTCAGTGGTGCGGTTGTAGACGAACACCCGATCCCGGCTCGGACGGTCCTCGTCGTAGTTGATACCCGCGACGAGGAGTTCGTCGCCGTTGATGAGATCGACGTCGTGGATGTCGACGAGATCGAACCGCTCGGTCCAGACCCGTTTCTGAGTACGGGGATCGTACTCGTAGACCACCGTATTGCCCTGGATCGGGTTCACGACCAGCAGGTTGCCGTTCGGCAGCGGGTCGACATCGTAAAACCAGTTGTCGGTGCCGTTCGGTCCGTCGTGTGTCCACTCGACGGCACCGGATTGGTTGACCGAGACGAGTCGGGCCGGACGGCCGGGCAGCGACACGTTGCGCGCGTTCCAGCCCTGGCTGGCGACCACCGTATCGCCCTCCGGCGCGGATTCGGTGACGTCGGTTTCGAGCGTCGGCTCCTCGTACGAGAGCGTCAACACGCCGCTGAACAGCAACAGCGAGACCACGATCGCCCCGAGGAGCCCCCGCACGAGCCACCGACGGGGCGGCAGATCGGCCATACCAGATCATGTCCGAATCGAACAATAACAGTTGCGAAACGGATGGGGTCGCAGTACGTGACCACGGAGGATCGTCCAGGGATACATCGCCTCCCCATCAGTCCCAGAACGACTGGGTACGAGCGTACTGACGCTCCTGGGCCAGAATATCGCGGTAAAAGTCGTCCTCGTTCTCGCGGAGCTTGGCGATGATCCGCGCAGCGTTGTGCGGCCCGACCCCGCGGGCGGCGAGGGCGATCACGGCCTGCTTGCCGTGGCTCTGGACGAGCGTCGCGGCCTGGTGCGCTCGCTGAGTCTGTTTTTCCTGCTCGTCGTCCTTCTCGTCGGCCCGAACCGCCGCAACGACCTCCTCGGCCCAC contains:
- a CDS encoding aryl-sulfate sulfotransferase; the encoded protein is MADLPPRRWLVRGLLGAIVVSLLLFSGVLTLSYEEPTLETDVTESAPEGDTVVASQGWNARNVSLPGRPARLVSVNQSGAVEWTHDGPNGTDNWFYDVDPLPNGNLLVVNPIQGNTVVYEYDPRTQKRVWTERFDLVDIHDVDLINGDELLVAGINYDEDRPSRDRVFVYNRTTDDVTWKWLFKNHYPADADKGVRTEDWTHVNDVDAVRDGEFLVSVRNMDQVISINRSTKDIELRLGADDDHETLYEQHNPTYLESENGTPTILVADSENDRIVEYARVGGPPGEGKWKRTWTLTGDLNWPRDADRLPNGNTLVVDSMNHRVIEVTPAGEVVWEMDAPWATYDAERVAHGDEPGGPTITDQHASGNVTLHGGSETGVAGAPTIPSVVRGVVAKTPLPAGITGLAESWRRVSPWFKPTWMPIWAFSIVVVCLGVLLIWGVGEGVYQRRRIQRRVAGSLGNVRYRLERGR